The following are encoded together in the Thiobacillus sp. SCUT-2 genome:
- a CDS encoding phosphoribulokinase has product MSKKHPVIAVTGSSGAGTTTVKRAFEHIFFREKINAAVIEGDSFHSLSRVEFKEAVKKAEAEGNFSFSHFGPQANHFDKLAELFKTYGETGGGKKRYYIHSDEEAEHHNKRLNTSLNPGEFTPWEDVPAGSDVLFYEGLHGLVKTDAVDVAKHVDLGIGVVPIVNLEWIQKIHRDGAERGYSADVIVDTILRRMPDYVNYVTPQFSRTDINFQRVSTVDTSNPFISRDIPTPDESFIVIRFRDPKGVDFPYLLNMISNSFMSRPNTIVVPGGKMGFAMELILAPIIQDMIAKKGK; this is encoded by the coding sequence ATGTCCAAGAAGCACCCCGTCATCGCGGTCACGGGCTCGTCCGGCGCCGGCACCACCACGGTCAAGCGCGCCTTCGAGCACATCTTCTTCCGCGAAAAGATCAACGCCGCCGTGATCGAGGGCGACAGCTTCCACAGCCTGTCGCGCGTCGAGTTCAAGGAGGCGGTGAAGAAGGCCGAAGCCGAAGGCAATTTCTCGTTCAGCCACTTCGGCCCGCAGGCCAACCATTTCGACAAGCTGGCCGAACTGTTCAAGACCTACGGCGAGACCGGCGGCGGCAAGAAGCGCTACTACATCCACAGCGACGAGGAAGCCGAGCACCACAACAAGCGCCTCAACACCAGCCTCAACCCGGGCGAGTTCACCCCCTGGGAAGACGTGCCGGCCGGCTCCGACGTGCTCTTCTATGAAGGCCTGCACGGCCTGGTGAAGACCGACGCCGTCGACGTCGCCAAGCACGTCGACCTCGGCATCGGCGTCGTGCCCATCGTCAACCTCGAGTGGATCCAGAAGATCCACCGCGACGGCGCCGAGCGCGGCTATTCGGCCGACGTCATCGTCGACACCATCCTGCGCCGCATGCCGGACTATGTGAACTACGTCACCCCGCAGTTCTCGCGCACCGACATCAACTTCCAGCGCGTGTCGACGGTCGATACCTCCAATCCCTTCATCTCGCGTGACATTCCCACGCCGGACGAGAGCTTCATCGTGATCCGCTTCCGCGATCCGAAGGGCGTCGACTTCCCGTACCTCCTGAACATGATCTCGAACTCCTTCATGTCGCGCCCCAACACCATCGTGGTGCCCGGCGGCAAGATGGGCTTCGCCATGGAACTGATCCTGGCGCCGATCATCCAGGACATGATCGCGAAGAAGGGCAAGTAA
- a CDS encoding GlcG/HbpS family heme-binding protein → MKRLLPLVLFAASLPAHAAPPDLIPVRQIGLELARDIAMAAVEACRHDGYNVSAVVLDRAGNVQAALRDTLATRHTLEIAERKAGMSVMSGIDSGEFRAARADIRPELNHIDGLIVMDGGLPIRAAGSLIGAVGVSGAPGGDKDRACAAAALKQVEERLEFAM, encoded by the coding sequence ATGAAACGTCTGCTGCCGCTCGTCCTCTTTGCCGCCAGCCTGCCCGCCCACGCCGCGCCGCCCGACCTGATTCCGGTCCGGCAGATCGGCCTCGAACTCGCGCGCGACATCGCGATGGCCGCGGTCGAGGCCTGCCGCCACGACGGCTACAACGTCTCCGCCGTGGTGCTCGATCGCGCCGGCAACGTGCAGGCCGCGCTGCGCGACACCCTGGCCACCCGCCATACGCTCGAGATCGCCGAGCGCAAGGCCGGCATGAGCGTCATGTCGGGCATCGACTCGGGCGAATTCCGTGCCGCGCGCGCCGACATCCGCCCCGAACTCAACCACATCGACGGGCTCATCGTGATGGACGGCGGCCTGCCGATCCGCGCCGCCGGCAGCCTGATCGGCGCCGTCGGCGTCTCGGGCGCGCCCGGCGGCGACAAGGACCGCGCCTGCGCCGCCGCCGCGCTGAAGCAGGTCGAGGAAAGGCTCGAGTTCGCGATGTAA
- a CDS encoding DUF2782 domain-containing protein: MRYPALLLTLLLCGAAVAAGPSERPAGLAPVPDGPPGPGDAPAVTIKPSGQGRVVEYRANGKLYMLKVIPKVGKPYYLIDQKGDGQFARQDSLDSGMRPPMWVIKEW, encoded by the coding sequence ATGCGCTATCCCGCCCTGTTGTTGACCCTGCTGCTCTGCGGTGCGGCCGTCGCCGCCGGCCCCTCGGAGCGTCCGGCCGGACTGGCCCCCGTCCCGGACGGCCCGCCGGGGCCGGGTGACGCGCCGGCCGTGACCATCAAGCCGAGCGGGCAGGGGCGCGTCGTCGAATATCGCGCCAACGGCAAGCTCTACATGCTCAAGGTCATTCCCAAGGTCGGCAAGCCCTACTACCTCATAGACCAGAAGGGCGACGGCCAGTTCGCCCGCCAGGACAGCCTCGACTCGGGCATGCGGCCGCCGATGTGGGTGATCAAGGAATGGTAA
- a CDS encoding BPSS1780 family membrane protein produces the protein MNTPSNQDIPRKVAASQGFRWVATGFRLYRKNPLLLSAAFGLLFGVVMALGLVPMVGDSLSELASPLMVAGFMAAYRALDEGRELELPDFLAGVRGPIIPLMTLGAVQLLGMLVISRIMLAMGFDPQAVMAAARGGEASQAEMQAMMNQATPALLTGLALLTPLLMATWFAPALVLFGGARPATALGVSLKAVARNWAPMLTNSIALGLLLLVAALVPLLLGLLVAMPVLFGSLYASYQAIFAVWSDEVPAPDQAGDSLA, from the coding sequence ATGAACACGCCTTCCAACCAAGACATTCCCCGCAAGGTCGCGGCAAGCCAGGGCTTCCGCTGGGTCGCGACCGGTTTTCGCCTCTACCGCAAGAATCCGCTGCTGCTGTCCGCCGCCTTCGGCCTGCTGTTCGGCGTCGTGATGGCACTCGGCCTGGTCCCGATGGTCGGCGATTCGCTGTCCGAGCTGGCCTCGCCGCTGATGGTGGCGGGCTTCATGGCGGCCTACCGGGCGCTCGACGAGGGGCGCGAGCTCGAACTGCCGGATTTCCTGGCGGGGGTACGCGGGCCGATCATTCCGCTGATGACGCTCGGTGCGGTGCAGCTGCTGGGCATGCTGGTCATCAGCCGGATCATGCTCGCGATGGGATTCGACCCCCAGGCGGTCATGGCCGCCGCCCGGGGCGGCGAGGCAAGCCAGGCGGAAATGCAGGCCATGATGAACCAGGCCACGCCGGCACTACTCACCGGCCTGGCCCTGCTCACGCCGCTCCTGATGGCGACCTGGTTTGCGCCGGCGCTCGTCCTGTTCGGCGGCGCGCGGCCCGCCACGGCGCTGGGCGTGAGCCTGAAGGCGGTCGCCAGGAACTGGGCGCCGATGCTGACCAACAGCATCGCGCTCGGCCTGCTCCTGCTCGTCGCCGCACTGGTGCCGCTGCTGCTGGGTCTGCTGGTGGCGATGCCGGTCCTGTTCGGCTCGCTGTACGCGTCATACCAGGCGATCTTCGCGGTGTGGTCGGACGAGGTGCCGGCGCCGGATCAGGCCGGCGACAGCTTGGCGTAG
- a CDS encoding LOG family protein, which yields MHLDKLPAIADPGRTAEINYSARESWRMLGIMAEFVEATERLASIRPAVSIFGSARTPPDHAYYMLTEDIARKLSDAGFSVISGGGPGIMEAANKGAYFGKSPSIGLNIQLPHEQSANTYQDISQTFQHFFARKVMFVKFAAAYVVMPGGFGTLDELTEALTLVQTGKIARIPIILVGSKFWAGLADWVRGRLVEEGMIAPEDVELMHIIDDPTEVVDAIFSHYEKRGFVPSPAEREIQFSL from the coding sequence ATGCACTTGGATAAATTGCCCGCCATCGCCGATCCGGGACGTACCGCCGAGATCAATTACTCGGCGCGCGAGTCGTGGCGGATGCTGGGGATTATGGCAGAGTTCGTCGAGGCGACGGAGCGCCTCGCGTCGATCCGTCCGGCGGTCTCGATCTTCGGCAGTGCGCGCACGCCCCCCGACCATGCCTACTACATGCTCACCGAGGACATCGCGCGCAAGCTCTCCGACGCGGGTTTCTCGGTCATCTCTGGCGGCGGCCCCGGCATCATGGAAGCCGCCAACAAGGGCGCGTATTTCGGCAAGTCGCCCAGCATCGGCCTCAACATCCAGTTGCCGCACGAGCAAAGTGCCAATACCTACCAGGACATCAGCCAGACCTTCCAGCACTTCTTCGCGCGCAAGGTCATGTTCGTCAAGTTCGCCGCCGCCTACGTCGTCATGCCGGGCGGCTTCGGCACGCTCGACGAGCTGACCGAGGCGCTTACGCTAGTGCAGACGGGCAAGATCGCGCGCATTCCGATCATCCTCGTCGGGTCGAAATTCTGGGCGGGGCTGGCGGACTGGGTCCGGGGGCGGCTCGTCGAGGAGGGCATGATCGCGCCCGAGGATGTCGAGCTGATGCACATCATCGACGACCCCACCGAGGTCGTCGATGCGATCTTCAGCCATTACGAGAAACGAGGATTCGTTCCCTCGCCGGCCGAGCGCGAAATCCAGTTCAGCCTGTAA
- a CDS encoding UvrD-helicase domain-containing protein — translation MSTLLDTLNPEQRAAVTLPHESALILAGAGSGKTRVLTTRIAWLIQTGQVSPHGILAVTFTNKAAKEMLTRISAMLPPSTSLRAGANPRGMWVGTFHGLANRLLRTHWREAGLPQSFQILDSADQLSAIKRLMKALNVDTEKYEPKKLQWFINGNKEAGRRARDADAYDDYSMRLAELYEAYDAQCQREGVADFPELLLRSYELLYRNEPLRQHYQDRFKHILIDEFQDTNTLQYRWLKLFAGPHTVLFAVGDDDQSIYAFRGANTANMAEFEREFAHGNVIKLEQNYRSHGNILTAANTLISQNAHRLGKNLWTAEGEGEPIRVFEAYSDQDEASFVVDEAKALNREGVSFSDMALLYRSNAQSRVLEHALFSAGVAYRVYGGLRFFERQEIKHALAYLRLMTHPEDDGAFLRVVNFPARGIGARTLEQLADTAARSGSSLWQAACTGSGKVAGFAKLIEDIKQATTGLTLAETIDHAIEASGLADYYRADKDGADRLENLNELVNAATLFSEESEDNTLDAFLAHAALEAGEHQAGAGQDALQLMTVHAAKGLEFHTVFITGLEESLFPHEQSAHEENGLEEERRLMYVAITRARRRLYLTHAQSRMLHGQVRYGIPSRFLAELPEQVLLHLNRRAEPSYRSVSEPAPRATPANDTGYRVGQSVAHAKFGTGIIIDFEGRGADARVQVKFRDAGTKWLALAYAKLSPA, via the coding sequence ATGTCCACCCTGCTCGATACCCTCAACCCCGAACAGCGCGCCGCGGTGACGTTGCCGCACGAGTCCGCGCTGATCCTGGCGGGGGCAGGATCGGGCAAGACGCGCGTGCTGACCACCCGCATCGCCTGGCTGATCCAGACCGGCCAGGTGTCGCCGCACGGCATCCTCGCGGTGACCTTCACCAACAAGGCGGCCAAGGAGATGCTGACGCGCATCTCGGCGATGCTGCCCCCTTCGACATCGCTCAGGGCAGGGGCCAACCCGCGCGGCATGTGGGTCGGCACCTTCCACGGGCTGGCCAACCGGCTGCTGCGCACGCACTGGCGCGAGGCCGGCCTGCCGCAGTCGTTCCAGATCCTCGATTCGGCCGACCAGTTGTCGGCGATCAAGCGCCTGATGAAGGCGCTGAACGTCGACACCGAGAAATACGAGCCGAAGAAGCTGCAGTGGTTCATCAACGGCAACAAGGAGGCCGGACGCCGTGCGCGCGACGCCGACGCCTACGACGACTACTCGATGCGGCTGGCCGAACTCTACGAGGCCTACGACGCGCAGTGCCAGCGCGAGGGCGTGGCGGATTTTCCCGAGCTGCTGCTGCGCTCCTACGAGCTCCTGTACCGCAACGAGCCGCTGCGCCAGCACTACCAGGACCGCTTCAAGCACATCCTGATCGACGAGTTCCAGGACACCAACACGCTGCAGTATCGCTGGCTCAAGCTCTTCGCCGGCCCGCACACGGTGCTGTTCGCGGTCGGCGACGACGACCAGTCGATCTACGCCTTCCGCGGCGCCAACACAGCCAACATGGCCGAGTTCGAGCGCGAATTCGCCCATGGCAACGTGATCAAGCTGGAGCAGAACTACCGCAGCCACGGCAATATCCTGACCGCCGCCAACACGCTCATTTCCCAGAACGCGCACCGCCTCGGCAAGAACCTGTGGACCGCGGAAGGCGAAGGCGAACCGATCCGCGTGTTCGAAGCCTATTCGGACCAGGACGAGGCGAGCTTCGTCGTCGACGAGGCCAAGGCGCTGAATCGCGAGGGCGTGTCGTTCTCCGACATGGCGCTACTGTACCGCTCCAACGCGCAATCCCGGGTCCTGGAGCACGCCCTGTTCTCGGCCGGCGTCGCCTACCGCGTCTACGGTGGCCTGCGCTTCTTCGAGCGCCAGGAGATCAAGCACGCGCTCGCCTACCTGCGCCTGATGACGCACCCGGAGGACGACGGCGCCTTCCTGCGCGTGGTGAACTTCCCTGCACGCGGCATCGGCGCGCGCACCCTCGAGCAGCTCGCCGACACGGCCGCGCGTTCCGGATCGAGCCTGTGGCAGGCGGCCTGCACGGGCAGTGGCAAGGTCGCCGGCTTCGCCAAGCTGATCGAGGACATCAAGCAGGCGACCACCGGCCTCACGCTCGCCGAGACGATCGACCACGCGATCGAGGCCTCCGGCCTGGCCGACTATTACCGCGCGGACAAGGACGGCGCCGACCGCCTGGAGAACCTCAACGAACTCGTCAACGCGGCGACGCTGTTCTCGGAGGAATCGGAAGACAACACGCTGGATGCCTTCCTGGCGCATGCCGCGCTGGAAGCCGGCGAGCACCAGGCCGGTGCCGGCCAGGACGCGCTGCAGCTGATGACCGTGCACGCCGCCAAAGGCCTCGAATTCCACACCGTGTTCATCACCGGGCTGGAGGAAAGCCTGTTTCCGCACGAGCAGAGCGCGCACGAGGAGAACGGACTGGAGGAAGAACGCCGCCTGATGTACGTGGCGATCACGCGCGCGCGGCGCCGCCTGTACCTGACCCACGCGCAGTCGCGCATGCTGCATGGCCAGGTGCGCTACGGCATCCCGTCGCGCTTCCTCGCGGAACTGCCGGAGCAGGTGCTGCTGCACCTCAACCGCCGCGCCGAGCCGAGCTACCGTTCGGTCAGCGAACCGGCGCCGCGCGCAACACCTGCGAACGACACCGGCTACCGCGTCGGGCAGAGCGTCGCCCACGCCAAGTTCGGCACCGGCATCATCATCGATTTCGAAGGGCGCGGCGCCGACGCGCGGGTGCAGGTGAAATTCCGCGACGCCGGCACCAAGTGGCTGGCGCTCGCCTACGCCAAGCTGTCGCCGGCCTGA
- a CDS encoding MoaD/ThiS family protein, protein MVKILFFGDLVETLGMASDEIALPADVTDVERLLFVLAKRGEMWKKMLLGNPKLNVTVNKQFAEKSSPVKDGDEIALVGFAVV, encoded by the coding sequence ATGGTGAAAATCCTGTTCTTCGGCGACCTGGTCGAGACGCTGGGCATGGCGTCGGACGAGATCGCCCTGCCGGCCGACGTCACCGACGTCGAGCGCCTGCTGTTCGTGCTGGCGAAGCGCGGCGAGATGTGGAAGAAGATGCTGCTCGGCAATCCCAAGCTCAACGTCACGGTCAACAAGCAGTTCGCCGAGAAATCCTCGCCGGTGAAGGACGGCGACGAGATCGCGCTCGTCGGGTTTGCCGTCGTGTGA